The Streptomyces achromogenes DNA segment TGTGAGGCAGCTTGTGTACTCCCACTCAAGTTGTTTGCGCGAGCGTGTCCACTCGAACATGGACTTGTGGTGGGAGCTGTGACGGTGGGAGTCGGCCCACGCCTGTGACCGTGCTGGGATGATCTCTTCGTGGCTGGAGCGATCACGGCGTCGCAGCCGTCTTGGATATGCCCGTTTACCGGGCTGAGCCCTCACAGCTTCAGCAAGTTGGTCACGACTGTTCGCAGGCAAGGGGCTGATGGCGTTCAGCGAGGCCGACCGTGGGGCCTGCCGTTGGAGGACCGGGTCTTGTTGGTGGCGGCGTACTGGCGAACTAATCTGACGCTGCGGCAGCTGGCGCCGCTGTTTGGGATCTCGAAGTCTGCTGCCGGCAGGATCATCGATCGTGTGGGGCCACTCATCGCGTTGCGGACCCGCAAGCGGTTCCGGACAGACACCGTGCTCATCGTCGACGGCACCTTGGTGCCGACCCCTGATCATGCGGTGGCCGAGCAGTCGAAGAATTATCGGTACTCCACCAACCATCAGGTCGTTATCGACGCTGGTAGCCGGCTGGTCGTTGCTGTTGGCCGGCCCTTGCCGGGCAACCGCAACGACTGCAAGGCGTGGGAGCTGTCTGGGGCGAAGGCTGCCGTCGGCAACACCACGGTGATCGCTGACGGCGGCTATCGCGGTACTGGGCTGGTGATCCAGCACCATCGCGAACGCGGCCAGGAAGAGCTTCCGGCCTGGAAGGAGGAGCACAACCGCTCACACCGGAAGGTCCGCGCACGGGTGGAGCACGCCTTCGCCCGCATGAAGAGCTGGAAGATCCTTCGCGACTGCCGCCTGAAAGGCGACGGCGTGCATCACGCCATGCTTGGCATCGCCCGCCTCCACAACCTCGCCTTTACGGGATAGTCACGCCGAACGTGGGCGCCGCAGCCCTGACCGCCAGAGCCAGTTGATCATTGCGGGACAGCCTTAGCTAGGAAATAAAGG contains these protein-coding regions:
- a CDS encoding transposase translates to MAGAITASQPSWICPFTGLSPHSFSKLVTTVRRQGADGVQRGRPWGLPLEDRVLLVAAYWRTNLTLRQLAPLFGISKSAAGRIIDRVGPLIALRTRKRFRTDTVLIVDGTLVPTPDHAVAEQSKNYRYSTNHQVVIDAGSRLVVAVGRPLPGNRNDCKAWELSGAKAAVGNTTVIADGGYRGTGLVIQHHRERGQEELPAWKEEHNRSHRKVRARVEHAFARMKSWKILRDCRLKGDGVHHAMLGIARLHNLAFTG